Proteins encoded by one window of Candidatus Sumerlaea chitinivorans:
- a CDS encoding Adenylate kinase, whose translation MSSAGACTAWIQGGTQPCDRTDPPPARPYRLVLLGAPGVGKGTQAELLSERLKACQLSTGEIFRAARAADPATLSPAMLDALGYMKRGELVPDETVIALVRERTACLKCKYGFLLDGFPRTVPQAEALEEILHENGLELDAVLNYELPVEETVARLSGRRTCRVCKTTYHVVTKPPRNENVCDKCGGDLYQREDDRPESIRVRLQAYEESTAPLTKYFQKLGILINIPATGSPQQVFERTMTWLNERRG comes from the coding sequence ATGAGCTCAGCAGGTGCATGCACGGCGTGGATTCAAGGTGGAACACAACCCTGCGATCGAACGGATCCCCCGCCCGCACGGCCGTATCGGTTGGTTCTTCTTGGGGCACCGGGAGTCGGTAAGGGCACGCAAGCAGAGCTGCTTTCAGAGCGCCTCAAGGCCTGCCAACTCTCAACGGGCGAGATTTTCCGGGCTGCTCGAGCGGCCGACCCTGCGACTCTATCACCTGCCATGTTGGACGCGCTCGGCTACATGAAGCGGGGGGAACTCGTTCCCGACGAGACCGTCATCGCTTTGGTTCGCGAACGCACAGCTTGCCTGAAGTGCAAATATGGATTTTTGCTGGACGGATTTCCGCGAACAGTTCCTCAGGCGGAGGCGCTCGAAGAAATCCTCCACGAAAATGGACTGGAACTCGACGCGGTGCTGAACTATGAGCTTCCGGTCGAGGAAACAGTTGCACGCCTGAGTGGCCGGCGGACGTGTAGGGTTTGTAAGACAACCTATCACGTTGTCACCAAGCCTCCCAGAAACGAGAATGTGTGCGACAAATGTGGCGGCGATCTCTATCAGCGCGAGGATGATCGGCCGGAATCCATCCGGGTGCGGCTTCAGGCCTACGAAGAGAGCACGGCTCCGCTCACAAAGTACTTTCAAAAGCTTGGGATTCTCATCAACATTCCGGCCACAGGGTCGCCGCAGCAGGTTTTCGAGCGAACGATGACTTGGCTAAACGAGCGGCGTGGATAG
- a CDS encoding acetyltransferase, GNAT family, producing the protein MREIRTLDQSELPKLAALYKNAYRIDSATAAKWLENVCVENTRAIVDEHRVLSVIQILPYRVNIGGWDMAMGGIGGVATWADAQGHGYAGELMRASVREMYEREMPVSFLYPFSYRYYGKFGWTLAARRVVYTGFTHADLVRERNTLPVRAVLTDEDFTHVQTAYKAFLPQYNCLVARSAREWEQMRKRLTEDRVHCYLIGAQDGAPPAGYFVCEDQPVEGGYETVVRELVCLDDQAYTAAFSFLATLPTNVRRITIGHAEKPSLWRYFKEPFLVTRVDPYFQARVVDVKRACEQRGYRSNVRATVRFAIYDEIATWNKGPWELDVADGHARIQKVGSDPEVELSIQQFSAVFVGFQDPVEWVELGCLPKHCMGAAQRLRDIFHDKPTSLLDFF; encoded by the coding sequence ATGAGAGAGATTCGCACGCTGGATCAATCTGAGCTACCCAAGCTCGCCGCACTGTACAAGAATGCCTACCGCATTGATAGCGCCACGGCTGCTAAGTGGCTGGAGAACGTGTGTGTCGAAAACACGCGAGCAATTGTGGATGAACACCGCGTCCTGAGTGTTATCCAAATTCTACCCTACCGCGTGAACATCGGCGGCTGGGATATGGCGATGGGTGGTATTGGCGGCGTTGCGACGTGGGCAGACGCGCAGGGTCACGGCTACGCTGGGGAACTTATGCGAGCAAGTGTGCGCGAAATGTATGAACGCGAGATGCCCGTTTCTTTTCTATATCCGTTTTCCTATCGCTATTATGGGAAATTCGGGTGGACGCTTGCGGCTCGGCGCGTGGTTTATACGGGGTTCACACACGCCGATCTCGTGCGCGAACGCAACACGTTGCCCGTGCGGGCGGTCCTGACGGACGAGGATTTCACCCACGTACAAACTGCCTACAAAGCATTCCTTCCCCAGTACAACTGCCTCGTCGCGCGAAGCGCACGCGAATGGGAGCAGATGCGCAAACGTCTGACGGAGGACCGGGTCCACTGCTACTTGATCGGGGCACAAGACGGTGCACCGCCCGCTGGCTATTTCGTGTGCGAGGATCAGCCCGTGGAAGGTGGGTACGAAACAGTGGTGCGTGAGCTGGTTTGCCTCGACGACCAAGCCTATACGGCAGCATTTAGCTTCTTAGCCACCCTTCCCACGAACGTGCGCCGGATCACTATTGGCCACGCCGAAAAGCCCTCGCTTTGGCGGTACTTTAAGGAGCCGTTCCTTGTCACTCGCGTGGATCCATATTTTCAGGCGCGCGTCGTTGACGTGAAGAGAGCATGCGAACAGCGCGGCTATCGCAGCAACGTTCGGGCAACGGTGCGCTTCGCCATTTATGACGAGATTGCCACATGGAACAAGGGACCATGGGAATTGGACGTTGCAGACGGCCATGCACGCATTCAAAAAGTCGGATCGGACCCCGAGGTTGAGCTGTCCATTCAGCAGTTCTCGGCCGTTTTTGTCGGCTTCCAAGATCCAGTGGAGTGGGTTGAGCTTGGCTGCCTGCCCAAACACTGCATGGGCGCTGCCCAACGCCTTCGCGATATTTTCCACGACAAGCCGACGAGTCTCTTGGATTTCTTCTAA